One segment of Vulpes lagopus strain Blue_001 chromosome 8, ASM1834538v1, whole genome shotgun sequence DNA contains the following:
- the LOC121497530 gene encoding small EDRK-rich factor 1 codes for MARGNQRELARQKNMKKSQEISKGKRKEDSLTTSQRKQRDSEIMQQKQKAANEKKSMQTREK; via the exons ATGGCCC GAGGAAACCAGCGAGAACTCGCCCGCcagaaaaacatgaagaaatccCAGGAAATtagcaagggaaaaagaaaagaagatagcTTGACCACCTCTCAGAGAAAGCAGAG GGACTCTGAGATAATGCAACAAAAGCAGAAGGCAGCTAATGAGAAGAAGTCTATGcagacaagagaaaaatga